A region of Nocardioides alkalitolerans DNA encodes the following proteins:
- a CDS encoding DUF427 domain-containing protein produces MTNRPHLVPDASHSITVTPTDGRVVVTRNGRVIAETDRALTLQEASYPPVQYVPLADVDAAVLERTDHATYCPYKGDAGYYSLVDGDARAENVVWTYDAPYDAVAPIAGHVAFYPNEVEISVA; encoded by the coding sequence ATGACTAACCGACCGCACCTCGTCCCCGACGCCAGCCACTCGATCACCGTCACGCCGACGGACGGCCGCGTCGTCGTCACCCGCAACGGCCGCGTCATCGCCGAGACCGACCGCGCGCTGACGCTGCAGGAGGCGTCGTACCCGCCCGTGCAGTACGTGCCCCTCGCCGACGTCGACGCCGCCGTGCTCGAGCGGACCGACCACGCGACGTACTGCCCCTACAAGGGCGACGCCGGCTACTACTCCCTCGTCGACGGCGACGCGCGCGCCGAGAACGTGGTGTGGACCTACGACGCGCCGTACGACGCGGTCGCGCCCATCGCCGGGCACGTCGCGTTCTACCCGAACGAGGTGGAAATCAGCGTCGCGTAG
- a CDS encoding DUF2510 domain-containing protein, translating into MEMFDLWGQVGAYVPLEPPADKTAVRALVGSTGPGREELRGAACLFVDGPKLRAEVDGVAVGWVPAEVASAYLSVFSAWTAQGRIPRVTARINIYDSYQPEDGDLAHDGVWVSSYIALAEPHLLQPLNAPPTASYVELPEGRKQKVTVTVDPGSDDARPWIQPEGAGWLYCSLRAQHEQLARTTREVVQVEVDSVVVGTLTPAMSKNFLPLVNLVAATGRVPVARGLIKGNHLQLEMTVAALKSSEVTQAWLRDNDLTGDNGAGRMPAPDATEDPIEAASDPAGDEPGSDGAAAEAREPGFYADPQGMADERFWDGFDWTSRIRMRPKPAR; encoded by the coding sequence ATGGAGATGTTCGACCTGTGGGGTCAGGTGGGCGCGTACGTCCCACTGGAACCACCCGCCGACAAGACCGCCGTCCGGGCGCTCGTCGGCTCGACCGGACCTGGCCGCGAGGAGCTGCGGGGCGCCGCCTGCCTCTTCGTCGACGGCCCGAAGCTTCGCGCCGAGGTGGACGGCGTTGCCGTGGGCTGGGTGCCGGCCGAGGTGGCGTCTGCGTACCTGTCGGTGTTCAGCGCATGGACCGCGCAGGGACGCATCCCGCGTGTGACGGCCCGCATCAACATCTACGACAGCTACCAGCCGGAGGACGGGGATCTCGCGCACGACGGCGTGTGGGTCAGCTCGTACATCGCCCTCGCCGAGCCTCACCTGCTGCAGCCCCTCAACGCGCCACCCACCGCGTCGTACGTCGAGCTCCCCGAGGGCCGCAAGCAGAAGGTGACTGTGACGGTCGATCCGGGCAGTGATGACGCACGTCCGTGGATACAGCCGGAGGGCGCAGGGTGGCTCTACTGCAGCCTGCGCGCCCAGCACGAGCAGCTCGCTCGGACCACTCGCGAGGTCGTGCAGGTCGAGGTCGACTCCGTGGTCGTGGGCACGCTGACGCCAGCGATGAGCAAGAACTTCTTGCCACTCGTGAACCTGGTCGCCGCAACGGGCCGGGTGCCCGTCGCTAGAGGCCTCATCAAGGGCAACCACCTTCAGCTCGAGATGACGGTCGCCGCGTTGAAGTCATCGGAGGTGACCCAGGCGTGGCTGCGCGACAACGACCTGACCGGTGACAACGGAGCCGGGCGAATGCCGGCACCCGATGCCACGGAGGACCCGATCGAAGCCGCCTCCGACCCGGCGGGCGACGAGCCCGGATCCGACGGCGCAGCGGCGGAAGCCCGAGAGCCGGGCTTCTACGCCGACCCCCAGGGCATGGCCGACGAGCGGTTCTGGGACGGGTTCGACTGGACCTCGCGCATCCGCATGCGCCCGAAGCCGGCCCGCTGA
- a CDS encoding nucleotide pyrophosphohydrolase: protein MAQPATIAALRTFIAERDWAQFHSPANLAKSISIEAGELLECFQWSDDGDTGRVVPELADVLTYCLLLADKLGVDPDEIVMSKLDETASKYPVDTSRGKSTKYDRLPD, encoded by the coding sequence ATGGCCCAGCCAGCGACCATCGCCGCTCTGCGGACTTTCATCGCCGAACGCGACTGGGCTCAGTTCCACAGCCCGGCCAACCTCGCCAAGTCGATCTCGATCGAGGCGGGGGAGCTGCTCGAATGCTTCCAGTGGTCGGACGACGGCGACACCGGCCGGGTGGTGCCGGAGCTGGCAGACGTGCTGACGTACTGCTTGTTGCTCGCCGACAAGCTCGGGGTCGACCCGGACGAGATCGTGATGTCCAAGCTGGACGAGACGGCGTCGAAGTATCCCGTCGACACGAGCCGTGGAAAGAGCACGAAGTATGACCGACTTCCGGATTGA
- a CDS encoding DUF2075 domain-containing protein produces MTDFRIDRFALNRGELLQLAGRDPRHRDWPVVYTLNDTAEVYVGESLDAVARLRQHIDGGKKTHLADARVIVDPSFNKSACLDLEAFLISLFSGEGRLQVLNIQASSGTGNYYQRETYRERFREIFEQLRADGLFRTSIEAIENSDLYKLSPFKSLTDDQGEAVLAITESLLEDLGSGPGGSMVIEGGPGTGKTVVAIFLVKLLRDIGAWDGEQIESESYLTGMFTAVNREILSGLRIGLVVPQQSLRKSIQAVFSRTPGLDASMVVSPFDVGKSERPWDLLVVDESHRLNQRANQTSAQKNREFHEINVKLFGVDDKTKTQLDWITAMSHHQLLLIDRRQRVRPADLDVATLDTVARRAESRGRRHVLTTQLRVRSGDYVEYVRQVLGPRPPEKRIDFGNYDLRMFDEMSEMLAAIRERNTEEGLARVVAGYAWPWNSKKDRTRADLVFDDIELQWNSRVVDWVDSPRSVNEVGSIHTIQGYDLNYAGVIIGRDLRYDEASGTLRFDRSHYFDKKGVQNNPGQVLTEQELLDFVLNIYAVLLTRGIRGTYLYVVDDALRRYLRKHLG; encoded by the coding sequence ATGACCGACTTCCGGATTGACCGGTTCGCTCTCAACCGGGGCGAGCTCCTCCAGCTGGCCGGTCGCGATCCGCGGCACCGGGACTGGCCCGTCGTCTACACGCTCAACGACACCGCCGAGGTGTACGTGGGGGAATCCCTGGACGCCGTCGCTCGGCTCCGACAGCACATCGACGGCGGCAAGAAGACCCACCTCGCAGATGCTCGCGTCATCGTCGACCCGTCGTTCAACAAGTCGGCGTGCCTCGATCTCGAGGCCTTCCTGATCAGCCTCTTCTCCGGCGAGGGTCGCCTGCAGGTGCTCAACATCCAAGCCAGCAGCGGGACCGGGAACTACTACCAGCGGGAGACCTACCGCGAGCGCTTCCGCGAGATCTTCGAGCAACTGCGCGCGGACGGTTTGTTCCGAACGTCGATCGAGGCGATCGAGAACTCCGATCTCTACAAGCTCTCGCCGTTCAAGTCCCTCACCGACGACCAGGGCGAGGCGGTGCTCGCGATCACCGAGAGCCTTCTCGAGGATCTCGGCAGCGGCCCGGGTGGCTCCATGGTGATCGAGGGCGGGCCGGGCACGGGCAAGACGGTGGTGGCGATCTTCCTGGTCAAGCTGCTGAGGGACATCGGTGCCTGGGATGGGGAGCAGATCGAGTCGGAGTCCTACCTCACGGGGATGTTCACCGCGGTGAACCGCGAGATCCTGTCCGGTCTTCGGATCGGTCTGGTCGTGCCCCAGCAGTCGCTCCGGAAGTCCATCCAGGCGGTCTTCTCGCGGACCCCGGGCCTGGACGCGAGCATGGTCGTCTCCCCGTTCGACGTGGGGAAGAGCGAGCGTCCCTGGGACCTCCTGGTCGTGGACGAGAGCCATCGGTTGAACCAGCGTGCGAACCAGACCTCGGCGCAGAAGAACCGTGAGTTCCACGAGATCAACGTGAAGCTGTTCGGCGTCGACGACAAGACGAAGACCCAGCTCGACTGGATCACCGCCATGAGCCACCACCAGTTGTTGCTGATCGACCGCCGGCAACGTGTCCGGCCCGCCGACCTGGATGTCGCCACGCTCGACACCGTGGCGCGGCGGGCGGAGTCGCGGGGCCGGCGGCACGTCCTCACGACCCAGCTGCGCGTCCGTTCGGGCGACTACGTCGAGTACGTGCGCCAGGTGCTCGGGCCTCGACCGCCCGAGAAGCGGATCGATTTCGGGAACTACGACCTCCGGATGTTCGACGAGATGAGCGAGATGCTGGCCGCCATTCGCGAACGGAACACCGAGGAGGGTCTCGCGCGTGTCGTCGCCGGCTACGCGTGGCCGTGGAACAGCAAGAAGGACCGGACCCGGGCCGACCTCGTGTTCGACGACATCGAGCTCCAGTGGAACAGTCGGGTCGTCGACTGGGTCGACTCACCGCGGTCCGTGAACGAGGTCGGCTCGATCCACACGATCCAGGGCTACGACCTCAACTACGCCGGCGTGATTATCGGGCGCGACCTCCGGTACGACGAGGCCAGCGGCACGCTGCGGTTCGACCGGTCGCACTACTTCGACAAGAAGGGCGTGCAGAACAATCCCGGGCAGGTGCTGACCGAGCAGGAGCTGCTGGACTTCGTCCTCAACATCTATGCCGTGCTGCTGACACGCGGCATTCGGGGCACCTACCTGTACGTCGTCGACGACGCCCTGCGGCGCTACCTCCGGAAGCACCTGGGGTGA
- a CDS encoding DUF1778 domain-containing protein: MSATRTKRFETRLDEATDQLITRAAELAQMSKSAFVMGAARAEAEKIVARAEITLLDPQVFDALVMSLDVADDAPALRDKLASLPRIS; encoded by the coding sequence GTGTCAGCGACCAGGACGAAGCGATTCGAGACCCGTCTCGACGAGGCAACGGACCAGTTGATCACGCGCGCGGCCGAGCTCGCCCAGATGAGCAAGTCCGCCTTCGTCATGGGCGCTGCCCGCGCCGAGGCTGAGAAGATCGTCGCTCGGGCCGAGATCACCCTGCTGGATCCGCAGGTCTTCGACGCGCTCGTCATGTCCCTCGACGTCGCTGACGACGCGCCGGCGTTGCGGGACAAGCTGGCCTCGCTCCCCCGGATCTCGTAG
- a CDS encoding 5'-3' exonuclease H3TH domain-containing protein, producing the protein MTPPDDAPRKLLLVVDAPSLLHRNHHARAHTRALDRAGRPVWALHGMLRQIIESIDRFAPDAVLFGLDDRTGSVRRDRYPDYKAGRAEKHPELIDQLERAGALLDALGLATLTPPGLEADDVSASGAAWARRHGWDCIIVTSDRDTFAHISDSTKVLRLIDGGIHGSPLLDPRRLHTMYGVAASNYLAYAALRGDASDNLPGVPGLGEKTAAALLDAAGSMQAVWADLEHDEGRNVAEALDSWSLDRGRRRLGARVVKHLVAPGARERYDFNVAMMRGHDDLDLGLTPDVPGTPGLLPLDIDRVSRVVGFLNVQATTDLAVRVLTGTPASAATRWS; encoded by the coding sequence ATGACTCCGCCCGACGACGCTCCCCGCAAGCTGCTGCTCGTCGTCGACGCCCCCTCACTGCTGCACCGCAACCACCACGCGCGCGCCCACACCCGCGCCCTCGACCGGGCGGGCCGGCCGGTCTGGGCGCTCCACGGGATGCTCCGCCAGATCATCGAGTCGATCGACCGCTTCGCGCCCGACGCCGTGCTGTTCGGTCTGGACGACCGGACGGGCTCGGTACGGCGCGACCGCTACCCCGACTACAAGGCGGGCCGCGCGGAGAAGCACCCCGAGCTCATCGACCAGCTGGAACGAGCCGGCGCTCTGCTCGACGCTCTCGGCCTCGCGACCCTAACCCCGCCCGGTCTGGAGGCTGACGACGTCAGCGCGTCGGGCGCCGCGTGGGCCCGTCGCCACGGCTGGGACTGCATCATCGTCACGTCCGACCGCGACACGTTCGCGCACATCAGCGACAGCACGAAGGTGCTGCGGCTCATCGACGGCGGCATCCACGGCTCACCGCTGCTCGATCCGCGGCGGCTCCACACCATGTACGGCGTCGCCGCCTCCAACTACCTCGCCTACGCAGCGCTGCGCGGCGACGCGAGCGACAACCTGCCGGGCGTACCCGGCCTCGGCGAGAAGACCGCCGCCGCCCTCCTCGACGCGGCCGGGTCCATGCAGGCCGTGTGGGCGGACCTCGAGCACGACGAGGGGCGCAACGTCGCCGAGGCGCTCGACTCGTGGTCGCTGGACCGGGGCAGGCGGCGGCTGGGCGCGCGGGTGGTGAAGCACCTCGTCGCGCCGGGCGCTCGGGAGCGTTACGACTTCAACGTGGCGATGATGCGCGGCCACGACGACCTCGACCTGGGCCTCACCCCCGACGTACCGGGCACCCCCGGCCTCCTCCCCCTCGACATCGACCGCGTCAGCCGGGTCGTGGGGTTCCTCAACGTGCAGGCGACGACCGACCTCGCCGTACGGGTGCTGACCGGGACGCCGGCGTCGGCGGCTACGCGGTGGTCGTGA
- a CDS encoding NADP-dependent oxidoreductase → MRAIGVTEYGGPEALHEIDLPAEPLGPGQVRVRVRAAAVNPTDTYVVNGARNRAGVPNDTADVPGMDIAGELLEIGPEVETDLSPGDAVMGVVVPRDLHGAYREDVVLPAGSVTRAPAGTSYAEAATLPMNGLTALLALEDLALAPGQTIAVTGAAGALGGYVIPLAKRAGLIVVADAAEKDVELVRSFGADHVVPRGDDVAGRIREAFPDGVDGLVDGAVQDEKVLPAVKDGGGVATVRFWKGDGNDRLTFHPVVVAEVAERHDWLEQLRELAEAGVLALRVADVVPAERASEAHERLAAGGVRGRLVLDFG, encoded by the coding sequence ATGCGAGCCATCGGAGTGACCGAGTACGGCGGGCCCGAGGCCCTGCACGAGATCGACCTCCCCGCGGAGCCGCTGGGGCCGGGGCAGGTCCGCGTGCGGGTGCGGGCCGCCGCGGTGAACCCCACGGACACGTACGTCGTCAACGGGGCGCGCAACCGGGCGGGCGTCCCGAACGACACCGCCGACGTGCCGGGGATGGACATCGCCGGGGAGCTGCTCGAGATCGGCCCCGAGGTCGAGACCGACCTGTCCCCCGGCGACGCCGTCATGGGTGTCGTCGTGCCGCGGGACCTGCACGGTGCGTACCGCGAGGATGTCGTGCTGCCGGCTGGTTCCGTCACGCGGGCGCCCGCGGGCACCTCGTACGCCGAGGCCGCGACGCTGCCGATGAACGGCCTCACCGCGCTCCTGGCGCTCGAGGATCTGGCGCTCGCCCCCGGGCAGACGATCGCCGTCACCGGCGCCGCTGGCGCCTTGGGCGGCTACGTCATCCCCCTGGCCAAGCGCGCCGGGCTCATCGTCGTGGCGGACGCCGCCGAGAAGGACGTCGAGCTCGTCCGCTCGTTCGGCGCGGACCACGTGGTGCCGCGCGGTGACGACGTGGCCGGCCGGATCCGCGAAGCGTTCCCCGACGGGGTCGACGGTCTCGTCGACGGCGCCGTCCAGGACGAGAAGGTGCTGCCCGCGGTCAAGGACGGCGGCGGCGTGGCGACCGTGCGCTTCTGGAAGGGCGACGGCAACGACCGGCTGACCTTCCACCCCGTCGTCGTGGCCGAGGTCGCCGAGCGGCACGACTGGCTGGAGCAGCTGCGCGAGCTCGCCGAGGCCGGCGTGCTCGCGCTGCGCGTCGCCGACGTCGTACCGGCGGAACGGGCGAGCGAGGCGCACGAGCGGCTCGCTGCGGGTGGGGTGCGGGGGCGGTTGGTGCTCGACTTCGGGTGA
- a CDS encoding aldehyde dehydrogenase family protein: protein MTTTTTPPSAAEPTGPGAQRRTFESISPATGDVVGVHPIHDEDDVRAAVARARASAGWWAGLGFDGRREVLTQWRAVLTRRLAQLCDVVHQETGKPHGDAQLECTLTIDHLAWAGSHAEKVLGRKRVSPGLLLANQAASVEYLPLGVVGVIGPWNYPVFTPMGSIAYALAAGNTVVFKPSELTPGVAQWLADSLREVVPDHDLLQVVTGFGETGAALCRAGVDKVAFTGSTATGKRVMAACAETLTPVIVEAGGKDALLVDEDADLEAAADAAAWGAFANAGQTCAGVERIYVHERVHDRFVALLAERARSVHAGVDVDAKIGPMTMPGQLEIVRRHVDDALSSGGRAVVGGAEAVGDRFVQPTVLVDVPEDSAAVTEETFGPTVTVRKVRDMDEAVELTNAGKYGLGSAIFTGKEGEDLARRLRTGMTSINSVISFAGVPSLPFGGVGDSGFGRIHGPDGLREFTYAKSVTRTRFKAPINLTTFDRTPEQETMVATLLLALHGRASQLPKLPRRPLETIRGRRRN from the coding sequence ATGACCACCACGACCACTCCCCCGAGCGCCGCCGAGCCCACGGGGCCCGGCGCCCAGCGCCGTACCTTCGAGTCCATCAGCCCGGCCACCGGCGACGTCGTCGGCGTCCACCCGATCCACGACGAGGACGACGTGCGCGCCGCGGTCGCGCGGGCGCGCGCGTCCGCCGGCTGGTGGGCCGGTCTCGGCTTCGACGGTCGCCGCGAGGTGCTCACGCAGTGGCGCGCCGTGCTCACCCGCCGGCTCGCGCAGCTCTGCGACGTCGTGCACCAGGAGACCGGCAAGCCGCACGGCGACGCACAGCTCGAGTGCACGCTCACCATCGACCACCTCGCCTGGGCCGGGTCGCACGCCGAGAAGGTCCTCGGCCGCAAGCGGGTCTCCCCCGGCCTGCTCCTGGCCAACCAGGCCGCGTCGGTCGAGTACCTGCCCCTGGGCGTCGTCGGCGTCATCGGCCCGTGGAACTACCCCGTCTTCACGCCCATGGGCTCGATCGCGTACGCACTGGCCGCGGGCAACACGGTGGTGTTCAAGCCCAGCGAGCTGACCCCCGGGGTCGCGCAGTGGCTGGCCGACAGCCTCCGCGAGGTCGTGCCCGACCACGACCTGCTGCAGGTCGTCACCGGGTTCGGGGAGACCGGGGCCGCGCTGTGCCGGGCCGGCGTCGACAAGGTCGCGTTCACCGGCTCGACCGCCACCGGGAAGCGCGTGATGGCGGCCTGCGCCGAGACGCTCACCCCCGTCATCGTCGAGGCCGGCGGCAAGGACGCGCTACTCGTCGACGAGGACGCCGACCTCGAGGCTGCCGCCGATGCCGCCGCGTGGGGCGCCTTCGCGAACGCCGGCCAGACCTGTGCGGGCGTCGAGCGGATCTACGTGCACGAGCGGGTGCACGACCGGTTCGTCGCCCTGCTCGCCGAGCGCGCCCGCAGCGTGCACGCCGGGGTCGACGTCGACGCCAAGATCGGACCGATGACGATGCCCGGCCAGCTCGAGATCGTGCGCCGCCACGTCGACGACGCCCTGTCCAGCGGCGGACGCGCCGTGGTCGGCGGCGCCGAGGCGGTCGGCGACCGGTTCGTGCAGCCGACCGTGCTCGTCGACGTGCCCGAGGACAGCGCGGCCGTCACCGAGGAGACCTTCGGCCCGACGGTGACGGTGCGCAAGGTGCGCGACATGGACGAGGCGGTCGAGCTGACCAACGCCGGGAAGTACGGGCTGGGCTCGGCCATCTTCACCGGCAAGGAAGGTGAGGACCTCGCCCGGCGGCTGCGGACCGGCATGACGTCGATCAACTCGGTCATCTCGTTCGCGGGCGTGCCGTCGCTGCCGTTCGGCGGCGTCGGCGACTCCGGCTTCGGCCGCATCCACGGGCCCGACGGACTGCGCGAGTTCACCTACGCCAAGTCGGTGACCCGCACGCGGTTCAAGGCGCCGATCAACCTCACCACCTTCGACCGCACCCCCGAGCAGGAGACGATGGTCGCCACCCTGCTGCTCGCCCTGCACGGGCGGGCCTCGCAGCTGCCGAAGCTGCCGCGGCGACCGCTGGAGACGATCCGCGGGAGGCGTCGGAACTGA
- a CDS encoding GMC family oxidoreductase N-terminal domain-containing protein, producing MPDREVFTHVLVGAGSAGAALAARLTEDPKVSVLLLEAGGPADADEINIPAAFPNLFKTRWDWNYQTSEQKQLEGRRAYWPRMKALGGCSSMNAMIYIRGNRADFDTWRDAYGATGWGYDDVLPYFVRSEGNTRLGGPHHGQDGPLHVEDRRYTHPLTTAWVESAVAAGFKPTDDFNGAEQEGAGLYQVTCRKGRRWSTAKAYLEPAAGRPNLTIRTGALVERVVVEGGRAVGVAYQHGAGSRTAYVDGEVVLAGGAINSPQLLLLSGIGPGTHLREVGVDVVVDLPGVGQNLHDHPAVPLVFHTRDTTDLLDHNNLVQFARAKATGTGPLTSNVGEGGGFWRTRDSLAAPDLQVHVAPTGFYDNGFHEATARSVTVAPTLVSVESRGALRLRSTDPRWHPEIDPGYFDDQADIDAMTAGVRRMLDTVATGPLAEHVAGPGLPTMESWGADPTDAQIVEHLRAYTQTLYHPVGTCAMGGDERAVVDPQLRVRGVDGLRVADASVMPMVTRGNTNAASIMIGERAADLLRGKA from the coding sequence GTGCCGGACCGGGAAGTCTTCACCCACGTGCTGGTCGGAGCCGGCAGTGCCGGCGCCGCCCTCGCCGCCCGCCTCACGGAGGACCCGAAGGTCTCGGTCCTCCTCCTCGAAGCGGGCGGGCCGGCCGACGCCGACGAGATCAACATCCCGGCGGCGTTCCCCAACCTCTTCAAGACGCGGTGGGACTGGAACTACCAGACCAGCGAGCAGAAGCAGCTCGAGGGTCGCCGGGCGTACTGGCCCCGCATGAAGGCCCTCGGCGGCTGCTCGTCGATGAACGCGATGATCTACATCCGCGGCAACCGCGCGGACTTCGACACGTGGCGCGACGCCTACGGCGCGACCGGGTGGGGCTACGACGACGTGCTCCCCTACTTCGTCCGCTCCGAGGGCAACACCCGGCTCGGCGGGCCGCACCACGGCCAGGACGGCCCGCTCCACGTCGAGGACCGGCGCTACACCCACCCGCTGACCACCGCCTGGGTCGAGTCGGCGGTCGCCGCCGGCTTCAAGCCCACCGACGACTTCAACGGCGCCGAGCAGGAGGGCGCGGGGCTCTACCAGGTCACCTGCCGCAAGGGGCGGCGCTGGTCGACCGCGAAGGCCTACCTCGAGCCCGCCGCCGGCCGACCCAACCTCACGATCCGCACCGGCGCCCTCGTCGAGCGCGTCGTCGTCGAGGGCGGACGCGCCGTGGGCGTGGCGTACCAGCACGGCGCGGGCAGCCGCACGGCGTACGTCGACGGGGAGGTCGTGCTCGCCGGCGGTGCGATCAACTCGCCCCAGCTCCTCCTGCTCTCGGGCATCGGGCCGGGCACCCACCTCCGCGAGGTCGGAGTGGACGTCGTCGTCGACCTGCCCGGCGTCGGGCAGAACCTGCACGACCACCCGGCCGTACCTCTCGTCTTCCACACCCGCGACACCACCGACCTGCTCGACCACAACAACCTCGTGCAGTTCGCGCGCGCCAAGGCCACCGGCACCGGGCCGCTCACCTCCAACGTCGGCGAGGGCGGCGGCTTCTGGCGCACCCGCGACAGCCTCGCCGCGCCCGACCTGCAGGTTCACGTCGCGCCGACGGGCTTCTACGACAACGGCTTCCACGAGGCCACCGCCCGCAGCGTCACCGTCGCGCCGACCCTGGTCTCCGTCGAGAGCCGGGGTGCGCTCCGACTCCGCTCCACGGACCCGCGCTGGCACCCCGAGATCGACCCGGGGTACTTCGACGACCAGGCCGACATCGACGCGATGACCGCCGGCGTACGCCGCATGCTCGACACCGTCGCCACCGGACCCCTCGCCGAGCACGTCGCCGGGCCCGGTCTGCCCACGATGGAGTCGTGGGGCGCCGACCCGACCGATGCGCAGATCGTGGAGCACCTGCGCGCCTACACCCAGACGCTCTACCACCCCGTGGGCACCTGCGCGATGGGCGGCGACGAGCGCGCCGTCGTCGACCCGCAGCTGCGCGTGCGCGGCGTGGACGGGCTGCGCGTCGCCGACGCCAGCGTCATGCCGATGGTGACCCGCGGCAACACCAACGCCGCCTCGATCATGATCGGCGAGCGAGCCGCCGACCTCCTGCGCGGAAAGGCCTGA
- a CDS encoding DUF262 domain-containing protein: METFKRTPLQLFNLPQHFVIPLFQRPYVWKEGEQWEPLWKDVRRVAELRINEPHLAPQHFLGAVVPPGHTGEVVDPQTKAQDWVEIKHLVEAGLLPAGTVIRSNHRDFKEATAVVTADGFLELDGKRFSSPSGAGRHLRKKATNGWYVWALEDGRRLRDARAQFMSGVSDSESE; the protein is encoded by the coding sequence GTGGAGACCTTCAAGCGGACCCCGCTGCAGTTGTTCAACCTGCCGCAGCACTTCGTCATCCCGCTGTTCCAGCGTCCCTACGTCTGGAAGGAGGGGGAGCAGTGGGAACCCCTCTGGAAGGACGTTCGTCGCGTTGCAGAGCTCCGCATCAACGAGCCGCATCTGGCGCCGCAGCACTTCCTCGGTGCTGTCGTGCCGCCCGGCCACACCGGTGAGGTCGTCGACCCGCAGACGAAGGCACAGGACTGGGTGGAGATCAAGCATCTCGTAGAGGCCGGCCTGCTGCCAGCCGGAACGGTCATTCGCTCCAACCACCGCGACTTCAAGGAGGCGACGGCGGTGGTCACGGCGGACGGCTTCCTTGAACTCGACGGCAAGCGGTTCAGCAGTCCGTCTGGTGCCGGCCGCCACCTGCGGAAGAAAGCAACCAACGGCTGGTACGTCTGGGCCCTCGAGGACGGACGCAGGCTCCGTGACGCCCGCGCGCAGTTCATGAGCGGGGTATCGGACTCCGAATCCGAGTAG